From one Anoplolepis gracilipes chromosome 10, ASM4749672v1, whole genome shotgun sequence genomic stretch:
- the LOC140670335 gene encoding BTB/POZ domain-containing protein 10-like isoform X6: protein MSNPSERFVNYMQDSSSDTETDYKETDGRGRHRLYKNRLSCGGSSKPKSCLVQRDGSGDRHCHSFNSGRNSQNSNLTNQHNRIRTNVGITKQNQSQNQSNSRDNTTITGGSTILGSTTGVSNQPASDERITLIVDNTRFIVDPALFTAHSNTMLGRMFSSGVEYAQPNERGEYEVADGISAMVFRAILEYYKGGVIRCPPTVSVQELREACDYLLVPFDASTVKCQNLRGLLHELSNEGARCQFEVFLEDLILPLMVNSARRGDRECHIVVLLEDDVVDWDEEYPPQMGEEYSQTVNSTAMYRFFKYIENRDVAKQVMKERGLKKIRLGIEGYPTYKEKVKKRAGGRAEVIYNYVQRPFIHMSWEKEEAKSRHVDFQCVKSKSVTNLAEATADPVLDAAGNPMLLQVAEGAVPQPEVVGLPMGSDADVDGPMGSGDQDLGPLPSDELP, encoded by the exons ATGTCGAACCCATCAGAGCGATTTGTCAATTATATGCAAGACAGCAGCAGTGACACAGAGACTGATTACAAAGAGACTGATGGACGAGGAAGGCATCGTTTATACAAGAATAGACTGag TTGTGGTGGCTCATCGAAGCCGAAATCTTGTCTGGTACAGAGGGACGGCAGTGGCGATCGGCATTGTCATTCTTTCAATTCTGGCAGAAATTCGCAGAACTCAAATCTCACAAATCAGCATAACAG GATTCGCACGAACGTTGGCATCACCAAACAGAATCAGAGTCAAAATCAAAGCAACAGTAGGGACAACACAACCATAACAGGAGGCTCGACGATATTAGGATCTACTACCGGAGTTAGCAATCAACCAGCCAGTGACGAAAGAATCACCCTCATTGTTGATAACACAAG ATTTATCGTTGACCCTGCTTTATTCACGGCGCACTCCAACACAATGTTGGGTCGTATGTTCAGCTCGGGGGTAGAATATGCCCAGCCTAATGAACGCGGAGAATACGAAGTCGCCGACGGCATTTCTGCCATGGTTTTTCGCGCCATTTTAGAATACTATAAAGGTGGAGTAATTCGATGTCCTCCGACTGTAAGTGTTCAAGAACTGCGAGAGGCCTGTGATTATCTGCTGGTGCCCTTTGATGCTAGCACAGTGAAGTGCCAAAATCTCA gaGGATTGCTGCACGAGTTGTCGAATGAAGGCGCGCGTTGCCAGTTCGAGGTATTTTTGGAGGATCTGATTTTGCCGCTGATGGTGAATAGTGCTCGACGTGGCGATCGCGAATGCCATATTGTCGTTTTGCTCGAAGATGACGTAGTCGATTGGGACGAAGAGTATCCTCCTCAAATGGGCGAAGAATATTCTcaaa ctGTCAACAGTACAGCGATGTACCGCTTCTTTAAGTATATCGAAAATCGGGATGTGGCCAAACAAGTGATGAAAGAACGtggtttgaaaaaaattcgctTAGGTATCGAGGGTTACCCGACCTATAAAGAGAAGGTGAAGAAACGCGCCGGTGGTCGCGCCGAGGTCATTTATAATTACGTTCAGCGACCCTTTATCCATATGTCATGGGAGAAGGAAGAGGCTAAGAGCCGTCATGTTGACTTTCAATGTGTTAAGTCTAAGTCAGTGACAAACCTCGCTGAAGCCACGGCCGATCCTGTTTTGGATGCCGCTGGGAACCCTATGCTTCTTCAGGTCGCTGAAGGAGCGGTTCCTCAACCAGAAGTTGTTGGACTTCCTATGGGGTCAGATGCTGATGTAGATGGACCCATGGGATCGGGCGATCAAGACTTGGGCCCACTACCATCTGATGAATTACCGTGA
- the LOC140670335 gene encoding BTB/POZ domain-containing protein 10-like isoform X3 codes for MSNPSERFVNYMQDSSSDTETDYKETDGRGRHRLYKNRLSCGGSSKPKSCLVQRDGSGDRHCHSFNSGRNSQNSNLTNQHNREIINLIPRIRTNVGITKQNQSQNQSNSRDNTTITGGSTILGSTTGVSNQPASDERITLIVDNTRFIVDPALFTAHSNTMLGRMFSSGVEYAQPNERGEYEVADGISAMVFRAILEYYKGGVIRCPPTVSVQELREACDYLLVPFDASTVKCQNLRGLLHELSNEGARCQFEVFLEDLILPLMVNSARRGDRECHIVVLLEDDVVDWDEEYPPQMGEEYSQTVNSTAMYRFFKYIENRDVAKQVMKERGLKKIRLGIEGYPTYKEKVKKRAGGRAEVIYNYVQRPFIHMSWEKEEAKSRHVDFQCVKSKSVTNLAEATADPVLDAAGNPMLLQVAEGAVPQPEVVGLPMGSDADVDGPMGSGDQDLGPLPSDELP; via the exons ATGTCGAACCCATCAGAGCGATTTGTCAATTATATGCAAGACAGCAGCAGTGACACAGAGACTGATTACAAAGAGACTGATGGACGAGGAAGGCATCGTTTATACAAGAATAGACTGag TTGTGGTGGCTCATCGAAGCCGAAATCTTGTCTGGTACAGAGGGACGGCAGTGGCGATCGGCATTGTCATTCTTTCAATTCTGGCAGAAATTCGCAGAACTCAAATCTCACAAATCAGCATAACAG GGagattattaatcttattccCAGGATTCGCACGAACGTTGGCATCACCAAACAGAATCAGAGTCAAAATCAAAGCAACAGTAGGGACAACACAACCATAACAGGAGGCTCGACGATATTAGGATCTACTACCGGAGTTAGCAATCAACCAGCCAGTGACGAAAGAATCACCCTCATTGTTGATAACACAAG ATTTATCGTTGACCCTGCTTTATTCACGGCGCACTCCAACACAATGTTGGGTCGTATGTTCAGCTCGGGGGTAGAATATGCCCAGCCTAATGAACGCGGAGAATACGAAGTCGCCGACGGCATTTCTGCCATGGTTTTTCGCGCCATTTTAGAATACTATAAAGGTGGAGTAATTCGATGTCCTCCGACTGTAAGTGTTCAAGAACTGCGAGAGGCCTGTGATTATCTGCTGGTGCCCTTTGATGCTAGCACAGTGAAGTGCCAAAATCTCA gaGGATTGCTGCACGAGTTGTCGAATGAAGGCGCGCGTTGCCAGTTCGAGGTATTTTTGGAGGATCTGATTTTGCCGCTGATGGTGAATAGTGCTCGACGTGGCGATCGCGAATGCCATATTGTCGTTTTGCTCGAAGATGACGTAGTCGATTGGGACGAAGAGTATCCTCCTCAAATGGGCGAAGAATATTCTcaaa ctGTCAACAGTACAGCGATGTACCGCTTCTTTAAGTATATCGAAAATCGGGATGTGGCCAAACAAGTGATGAAAGAACGtggtttgaaaaaaattcgctTAGGTATCGAGGGTTACCCGACCTATAAAGAGAAGGTGAAGAAACGCGCCGGTGGTCGCGCCGAGGTCATTTATAATTACGTTCAGCGACCCTTTATCCATATGTCATGGGAGAAGGAAGAGGCTAAGAGCCGTCATGTTGACTTTCAATGTGTTAAGTCTAAGTCAGTGACAAACCTCGCTGAAGCCACGGCCGATCCTGTTTTGGATGCCGCTGGGAACCCTATGCTTCTTCAGGTCGCTGAAGGAGCGGTTCCTCAACCAGAAGTTGTTGGACTTCCTATGGGGTCAGATGCTGATGTAGATGGACCCATGGGATCGGGCGATCAAGACTTGGGCCCACTACCATCTGATGAATTACCGTGA
- the LOC140670335 gene encoding BTB/POZ domain-containing protein 10-like isoform X5 produces MHKRWFNMSNPSERFVNYMQDSSSDTETDYKETDGRGRHRLYKNRLRIRTNVGITKQNQSQNQSNSRDNTTITGGSTILGSTTGVSNQPASDERITLIVDNTRFIVDPALFTAHSNTMLGRMFSSGVEYAQPNERGEYEVADGISAMVFRAILEYYKGGVIRCPPTVSVQELREACDYLLVPFDASTVKCQNLRGLLHELSNEGARCQFEVFLEDLILPLMVNSARRGDRECHIVVLLEDDVVDWDEEYPPQMGEEYSQTVNSTAMYRFFKYIENRDVAKQVMKERGLKKIRLGIEGYPTYKEKVKKRAGGRAEVIYNYVQRPFIHMSWEKEEAKSRHVDFQCVKSKSVTNLAEATADPVLDAAGNPMLLQVAEGAVPQPEVVGLPMGSDADVDGPMGSGDQDLGPLPSDELP; encoded by the exons atgcATAAAAG GTGGTTCAACATGTCGAACCCATCAGAGCGATTTGTCAATTATATGCAAGACAGCAGCAGTGACACAGAGACTGATTACAAAGAGACTGATGGACGAGGAAGGCATCGTTTATACAAGAATAGACTGag GATTCGCACGAACGTTGGCATCACCAAACAGAATCAGAGTCAAAATCAAAGCAACAGTAGGGACAACACAACCATAACAGGAGGCTCGACGATATTAGGATCTACTACCGGAGTTAGCAATCAACCAGCCAGTGACGAAAGAATCACCCTCATTGTTGATAACACAAG ATTTATCGTTGACCCTGCTTTATTCACGGCGCACTCCAACACAATGTTGGGTCGTATGTTCAGCTCGGGGGTAGAATATGCCCAGCCTAATGAACGCGGAGAATACGAAGTCGCCGACGGCATTTCTGCCATGGTTTTTCGCGCCATTTTAGAATACTATAAAGGTGGAGTAATTCGATGTCCTCCGACTGTAAGTGTTCAAGAACTGCGAGAGGCCTGTGATTATCTGCTGGTGCCCTTTGATGCTAGCACAGTGAAGTGCCAAAATCTCA gaGGATTGCTGCACGAGTTGTCGAATGAAGGCGCGCGTTGCCAGTTCGAGGTATTTTTGGAGGATCTGATTTTGCCGCTGATGGTGAATAGTGCTCGACGTGGCGATCGCGAATGCCATATTGTCGTTTTGCTCGAAGATGACGTAGTCGATTGGGACGAAGAGTATCCTCCTCAAATGGGCGAAGAATATTCTcaaa ctGTCAACAGTACAGCGATGTACCGCTTCTTTAAGTATATCGAAAATCGGGATGTGGCCAAACAAGTGATGAAAGAACGtggtttgaaaaaaattcgctTAGGTATCGAGGGTTACCCGACCTATAAAGAGAAGGTGAAGAAACGCGCCGGTGGTCGCGCCGAGGTCATTTATAATTACGTTCAGCGACCCTTTATCCATATGTCATGGGAGAAGGAAGAGGCTAAGAGCCGTCATGTTGACTTTCAATGTGTTAAGTCTAAGTCAGTGACAAACCTCGCTGAAGCCACGGCCGATCCTGTTTTGGATGCCGCTGGGAACCCTATGCTTCTTCAGGTCGCTGAAGGAGCGGTTCCTCAACCAGAAGTTGTTGGACTTCCTATGGGGTCAGATGCTGATGTAGATGGACCCATGGGATCGGGCGATCAAGACTTGGGCCCACTACCATCTGATGAATTACCGTGA
- the LOC140670335 gene encoding BTB/POZ domain-containing protein 10-like isoform X2, translated as MHKRWFNMSNPSERFVNYMQDSSSDTETDYKETDGRGRHRLYKNRLSCGGSSKPKSCLVQRDGSGDRHCHSFNSGRNSQNSNLTNQHNREIINLIPRIRTNVGITKQNQSQNQSNSRDNTTITGGSTILGSTTGVSNQPASDERITLIVDNTRFIVDPALFTAHSNTMLGRMFSSGVEYAQPNERGEYEVADGISAMVFRAILEYYKGGVIRCPPTVSVQELREACDYLLVPFDASTVKCQNLRGLLHELSNEGARCQFEVFLEDLILPLMVNSARRGDRECHIVVLLEDDVVDWDEEYPPQMGEEYSQTVNSTAMYRFFKYIENRDVAKQVMKERGLKKIRLGIEGYPTYKEKVKKRAGGRAEVIYNYVQRPFIHMSWEKEEAKSRHVDFQCVKSKSVTNLAEATADPVLDAAGNPMLLQVAEGAVPQPEVVGLPMGSDADVDGPMGSGDQDLGPLPSDELP; from the exons atgcATAAAAG GTGGTTCAACATGTCGAACCCATCAGAGCGATTTGTCAATTATATGCAAGACAGCAGCAGTGACACAGAGACTGATTACAAAGAGACTGATGGACGAGGAAGGCATCGTTTATACAAGAATAGACTGag TTGTGGTGGCTCATCGAAGCCGAAATCTTGTCTGGTACAGAGGGACGGCAGTGGCGATCGGCATTGTCATTCTTTCAATTCTGGCAGAAATTCGCAGAACTCAAATCTCACAAATCAGCATAACAG GGagattattaatcttattccCAGGATTCGCACGAACGTTGGCATCACCAAACAGAATCAGAGTCAAAATCAAAGCAACAGTAGGGACAACACAACCATAACAGGAGGCTCGACGATATTAGGATCTACTACCGGAGTTAGCAATCAACCAGCCAGTGACGAAAGAATCACCCTCATTGTTGATAACACAAG ATTTATCGTTGACCCTGCTTTATTCACGGCGCACTCCAACACAATGTTGGGTCGTATGTTCAGCTCGGGGGTAGAATATGCCCAGCCTAATGAACGCGGAGAATACGAAGTCGCCGACGGCATTTCTGCCATGGTTTTTCGCGCCATTTTAGAATACTATAAAGGTGGAGTAATTCGATGTCCTCCGACTGTAAGTGTTCAAGAACTGCGAGAGGCCTGTGATTATCTGCTGGTGCCCTTTGATGCTAGCACAGTGAAGTGCCAAAATCTCA gaGGATTGCTGCACGAGTTGTCGAATGAAGGCGCGCGTTGCCAGTTCGAGGTATTTTTGGAGGATCTGATTTTGCCGCTGATGGTGAATAGTGCTCGACGTGGCGATCGCGAATGCCATATTGTCGTTTTGCTCGAAGATGACGTAGTCGATTGGGACGAAGAGTATCCTCCTCAAATGGGCGAAGAATATTCTcaaa ctGTCAACAGTACAGCGATGTACCGCTTCTTTAAGTATATCGAAAATCGGGATGTGGCCAAACAAGTGATGAAAGAACGtggtttgaaaaaaattcgctTAGGTATCGAGGGTTACCCGACCTATAAAGAGAAGGTGAAGAAACGCGCCGGTGGTCGCGCCGAGGTCATTTATAATTACGTTCAGCGACCCTTTATCCATATGTCATGGGAGAAGGAAGAGGCTAAGAGCCGTCATGTTGACTTTCAATGTGTTAAGTCTAAGTCAGTGACAAACCTCGCTGAAGCCACGGCCGATCCTGTTTTGGATGCCGCTGGGAACCCTATGCTTCTTCAGGTCGCTGAAGGAGCGGTTCCTCAACCAGAAGTTGTTGGACTTCCTATGGGGTCAGATGCTGATGTAGATGGACCCATGGGATCGGGCGATCAAGACTTGGGCCCACTACCATCTGATGAATTACCGTGA
- the LOC140670335 gene encoding BTB/POZ domain-containing protein 10-like isoform X4 translates to MHKRWFNMSNPSERFVNYMQDSSSDTETDYKETDGRGRHRLYKNRLSCGGSSKPKSCLVQRDGSGDRHCHSFNSGRNSQNSNLTNQHNRIRTNVGITKQNQSQNQSNSRDNTTITGGSTILGSTTGVSNQPASDERITLIVDNTRFIVDPALFTAHSNTMLGRMFSSGVEYAQPNERGEYEVADGISAMVFRAILEYYKGGVIRCPPTVSVQELREACDYLLVPFDASTVKCQNLRGLLHELSNEGARCQFEVFLEDLILPLMVNSARRGDRECHIVVLLEDDVVDWDEEYPPQMGEEYSQTVNSTAMYRFFKYIENRDVAKQVMKERGLKKIRLGIEGYPTYKEKVKKRAGGRAEVIYNYVQRPFIHMSWEKEEAKSRHVDFQCVKSKSVTNLAEATADPVLDAAGNPMLLQVAEGAVPQPEVVGLPMGSDADVDGPMGSGDQDLGPLPSDELP, encoded by the exons atgcATAAAAG GTGGTTCAACATGTCGAACCCATCAGAGCGATTTGTCAATTATATGCAAGACAGCAGCAGTGACACAGAGACTGATTACAAAGAGACTGATGGACGAGGAAGGCATCGTTTATACAAGAATAGACTGag TTGTGGTGGCTCATCGAAGCCGAAATCTTGTCTGGTACAGAGGGACGGCAGTGGCGATCGGCATTGTCATTCTTTCAATTCTGGCAGAAATTCGCAGAACTCAAATCTCACAAATCAGCATAACAG GATTCGCACGAACGTTGGCATCACCAAACAGAATCAGAGTCAAAATCAAAGCAACAGTAGGGACAACACAACCATAACAGGAGGCTCGACGATATTAGGATCTACTACCGGAGTTAGCAATCAACCAGCCAGTGACGAAAGAATCACCCTCATTGTTGATAACACAAG ATTTATCGTTGACCCTGCTTTATTCACGGCGCACTCCAACACAATGTTGGGTCGTATGTTCAGCTCGGGGGTAGAATATGCCCAGCCTAATGAACGCGGAGAATACGAAGTCGCCGACGGCATTTCTGCCATGGTTTTTCGCGCCATTTTAGAATACTATAAAGGTGGAGTAATTCGATGTCCTCCGACTGTAAGTGTTCAAGAACTGCGAGAGGCCTGTGATTATCTGCTGGTGCCCTTTGATGCTAGCACAGTGAAGTGCCAAAATCTCA gaGGATTGCTGCACGAGTTGTCGAATGAAGGCGCGCGTTGCCAGTTCGAGGTATTTTTGGAGGATCTGATTTTGCCGCTGATGGTGAATAGTGCTCGACGTGGCGATCGCGAATGCCATATTGTCGTTTTGCTCGAAGATGACGTAGTCGATTGGGACGAAGAGTATCCTCCTCAAATGGGCGAAGAATATTCTcaaa ctGTCAACAGTACAGCGATGTACCGCTTCTTTAAGTATATCGAAAATCGGGATGTGGCCAAACAAGTGATGAAAGAACGtggtttgaaaaaaattcgctTAGGTATCGAGGGTTACCCGACCTATAAAGAGAAGGTGAAGAAACGCGCCGGTGGTCGCGCCGAGGTCATTTATAATTACGTTCAGCGACCCTTTATCCATATGTCATGGGAGAAGGAAGAGGCTAAGAGCCGTCATGTTGACTTTCAATGTGTTAAGTCTAAGTCAGTGACAAACCTCGCTGAAGCCACGGCCGATCCTGTTTTGGATGCCGCTGGGAACCCTATGCTTCTTCAGGTCGCTGAAGGAGCGGTTCCTCAACCAGAAGTTGTTGGACTTCCTATGGGGTCAGATGCTGATGTAGATGGACCCATGGGATCGGGCGATCAAGACTTGGGCCCACTACCATCTGATGAATTACCGTGA
- the Arl6 gene encoding ADP-ribosylation factor-like protein 6 isoform X2: MGLFDRLANLLGLRKKEVNVLVVGLNNSVKNVNFTAFDMSGHDRHRSLWEHYYKDCHGIIFIIDSSDKLRLVVVKEELDMLLQHPDVAGRKIPILFLANKMDLPDSLTTVKLVAGLGLERIQNKPWHIRATNAITGEGLQPAIEWLTDQIRDIYINKR, translated from the exons ATGGGACTGTTCGATCGTTTAGCGAATCTTCTAGGTCTTAGGAAAAAAGAAGTAAACGTTTTAGTAGTGGGCCTTAATAACAGTG TCAAGAATGTCAACTTCACTGCATTTGATATGTCAGGCCACGATCGTCATAGATCATTGTGGgagcattattataaagattgccacgggattatctttataattgaCAGTAGCGATAAACTCCGACTGGTTGTCGTGAAGGAAGAATTGGACATGCTCTTGCAACATCCCGATGTAGcag GCCGCAAGATACCCATCCTTTTCTTGGCGAATAAGATGGACTTGCCCGATTCCTTGACTACCGTAAAGCTGGTCGCTGGATTGGGACTCGAGCGAATACAGAATAAACCCTGGCATATACGAGCGACAAATGCCATAACCGGCGAAGGTCTGCAGCCGGCGATCGAGTGGCTGACAGATCAAATTCGCGATATATACATTAACAAGAGATAA
- the Arl6 gene encoding ADP-ribosylation factor-like protein 6 isoform X1, translating into MGLFDRLANLLGLRKKEVNVLVVGLNNSGKSTVINNFKREDDRCIDIVPTVGFNVEKFAFKNVNFTAFDMSGHDRHRSLWEHYYKDCHGIIFIIDSSDKLRLVVVKEELDMLLQHPDVAGRKIPILFLANKMDLPDSLTTVKLVAGLGLERIQNKPWHIRATNAITGEGLQPAIEWLTDQIRDIYINKR; encoded by the exons ATGGGACTGTTCGATCGTTTAGCGAATCTTCTAGGTCTTAGGAAAAAAGAAGTAAACGTTTTAGTAGTGGGCCTTAATAACAGTGGTAAGTCGACggtcataaataatttcaaacgcGAGGATGACCGTTGCATAGACATAGTGCCCACTGTCGGGTTTAATGTCGAGAAATTCGCAT TCAAGAATGTCAACTTCACTGCATTTGATATGTCAGGCCACGATCGTCATAGATCATTGTGGgagcattattataaagattgccacgggattatctttataattgaCAGTAGCGATAAACTCCGACTGGTTGTCGTGAAGGAAGAATTGGACATGCTCTTGCAACATCCCGATGTAGcag GCCGCAAGATACCCATCCTTTTCTTGGCGAATAAGATGGACTTGCCCGATTCCTTGACTACCGTAAAGCTGGTCGCTGGATTGGGACTCGAGCGAATACAGAATAAACCCTGGCATATACGAGCGACAAATGCCATAACCGGCGAAGGTCTGCAGCCGGCGATCGAGTGGCTGACAGATCAAATTCGCGATATATACATTAACAAGAGATAA
- the LOC140670335 gene encoding uncharacterized protein isoform X1, with amino-acid sequence MQAHSSSDNEANIEPADKESTLVEKKKLLREIQKLERIIEQCEWKVNTVRFENVEEHISELQNWENPSHSKGIPNVEVDLQTELYNFAGFRCVKFRRDEVVFNFTSTNEQQKKDVYAVQIFIKDRKGHLGKWIMPMSIDMNDMLTKIPIDKLENLTPFLKTCKHDIDCYIIRQEQFLSLKKHISYMKHCALQSNTGYTHIILELYGVHDKENDRSMNLIIYLLYHSNKARPYKINIDTMEEKQLSDDLKQRLKICLNEFKLSDLKTAFDKVLRQEDSAFTWIQNDSESSLELNDTSSCESLLVEFQLIRKKSQRKKKIRRELQKKWNKRKRQKNVSTNIELSESNEEDSQIQTKVTRTKSPQQISIRQKETEPVPSTSKQQEKISQETPLYKPIVRLKQTKLNFHINQITNSPNSVNENLSFRSESHNKPDKKKPKMAPLGTSTPLYPTLRKSRKLSSSSSLDIDNITDIKAPKQTADKINDSENSHLKNKNVKRKTSKSLSLQSTTKSIGSPSHLRAVKTNQRHTRSTKNKRMRK; translated from the exons ATGCAAGCGCACAGTTCTTCCGATAATGAAGCGAATATCGAGCCGGCTGATAAAG agTCGACACTCGTGGAAAAGAAGAAACTGCTTCGAGAAATACAGAAACTAGAACGCATAATCGAACAATGTGAATGGAAAGTAAATACCGTACGTTTTGAAAATGTGGAGGAACATATATCCGAATTGCAAAACTGGGAGAATCCGTCACATTCCAAAGGAATACCAAATGTCGAAGTTGATCTGCAAACTGAACTGTACAATTTCGCCGGTTTTCGTTGCGTCAAATTTCGGAGAGATGAGGTCGTATTCAACTTTACATCGACAAACGAGCAACAGAAGAAAGACGTTTATGCCgtacagatttttattaaagatagaaAAGGCCATCTGGGAAAATGGATAATGCCAATGTCGATCGATATGAATGACATGCTGACTAAAATACCTATTGAcaaattggaaaatttaacTCCCTTTCTAAAGACCTGTAAACATGATATCGACTGTTATATCATTCGGCAAGAACAGTTCCTGTCATTAAAA aaacatatttcatatatgaaGCATTGTGCTCTGCAGTCTAACACGGGATATACGCATATCATTTTGGAATTGTATGGTGTACATGACAAAGAAAATGACAGAtctatgaatttaataatatacttactgtatcattcaaataaagcaagaccatataaaattaacattgatACAATGGAAGAAAAGCAATTAAGCGATGATCTAAAACAACGATTGAAAATATGCTTGAATGAGTTCAAATTATCAGATTTAAAAACAGCATTTGACAAGGTTTTAAGACAAGAAGATTCTGCATTTACATGGATTCAAAACGACAGTGAAAGTTCATTAGAATTAAAT gatacTAGCAGCTGTGAAAGCCTTTTAGtagaatttcaattaattcgaAAGAAAtcacaaagaaaaaagaagataagacGTGAACTACAGAAGAAgtggaataaaagaaaaagacaaaagaatgtttcaacaaatattgaattgtCAGAAAGTAACGAGGAAGATAGTCAGATACAAACCAAAGTGACACGCACTAAAAGTCCACAACAAATTTCGATTAGACAGAAAGAAACAGAGCCAGTTCCATCTACTTCAAAACAACAAGAGAAAATTTCACAAGAAACACCATTGTATAAACCTATAGTCAGATTGAAACAGACAAAATTGAATTTCCATATCAACCAGATTACAAATTCTCCCAATTCTGTGAACGAAAATCTTTCATTTAGATCAGAATCGCACAATAAACCTGATAAAAAGAAGCCAAAGATGGCTCCGCTAGGCACTAGTACTCCACTATATCCTACTCTCAGgaaaagtagaaaattatCCTCATCGTCTAGTCTGGATATTGACAATATCACAGATATTAAAGCACCGAAGCAAACTgcagataaaattaatgactCTGAAAATAGTcatcttaaaaataagaatgtaaAAAGGAAGACGTCAAAGTCTCTCTCATTACAAAGTACTACTAAATCAATCGGATCACCATCACATTTACGAGCTGTGAAGACAAACCAACGCCATACGAGAAgtacgaaaaataaaagaatgagaaaataa
- the Arl6 gene encoding ADP-ribosylation factor-like protein 6 isoform X3, which translates to MHSQYDGSQIFSSRATEKYVKNVNFTAFDMSGHDRHRSLWEHYYKDCHGIIFIIDSSDKLRLVVVKEELDMLLQHPDVAGRKIPILFLANKMDLPDSLTTVKLVAGLGLERIQNKPWHIRATNAITGEGLQPAIEWLTDQIRDIYINKR; encoded by the exons ATGCACTCTCAATATGATGgttctcaaatattttcatctcGGGCCACTGAGAAATATG TCAAGAATGTCAACTTCACTGCATTTGATATGTCAGGCCACGATCGTCATAGATCATTGTGGgagcattattataaagattgccacgggattatctttataattgaCAGTAGCGATAAACTCCGACTGGTTGTCGTGAAGGAAGAATTGGACATGCTCTTGCAACATCCCGATGTAGcag GCCGCAAGATACCCATCCTTTTCTTGGCGAATAAGATGGACTTGCCCGATTCCTTGACTACCGTAAAGCTGGTCGCTGGATTGGGACTCGAGCGAATACAGAATAAACCCTGGCATATACGAGCGACAAATGCCATAACCGGCGAAGGTCTGCAGCCGGCGATCGAGTGGCTGACAGATCAAATTCGCGATATATACATTAACAAGAGATAA